One window from the genome of Vidua chalybeata isolate OUT-0048 chromosome 3, bVidCha1 merged haplotype, whole genome shotgun sequence encodes:
- the CCN2 gene encoding CCN family member 2: MVPITFARFALALLLALLSPEAQGQECSGQCQCGAGPGPTCPAGVSLVLDGCGCCRVCAKQLGELCTERDPCDHHKGLFCDFGSPANRRIGVCTARDGAPCVFSGMVYRSGESFQSSCKYQCTCLDGAVGCVPLCSMDVRLPSPDCPYPRRVKLPGKCCEEWVCDEAKEQTAVGPALAAYRLEDTYGPDPTMMRANCLVQTTEWSACSKTCGMGISTRVTNDNAFCRLEKQSRLCMVRPCEADLEENIKKGKKCIRTPKISKPVKFELSGCTSVKTYRAKFCGVCTDGRCCTPHRTATLPVEFKCPDGEIMKRKMMFIKTCACHYNCPGDNDIFESLYYRKMYGDMA; encoded by the exons ATGGTCCCCATCACCTTCGCCCGGTTTGCCCTTGCCCTGCTGCTCGCTCTCCTCAGCCCG GAGGCTCAGGGCCAGGAGTGCAGCGGGCAGTGCCAgtgcggagcggggccgggTCCCACCTGCCCCGCCGGCGTTTCCCTGGTGCTCGACGGCTGCGGCTGCTGCCGCGTGTGCGCCAAGCAGCTGGGCGAGCTCTGCACCGAGCGCGACCCCTGCGACCACCACAAGGGGCTCTTCTGCGATTTCGGCTCCCCCGCCAACCGCAGAATCGGCGTCTGCACCG CTCGGGACGGCGCCCCGTGCGTGTTCAGCGGCATGGTGTACCGGAGCGGAGAGtccttccagagcagctgcaagTACCAGTGCACCTGCCTGGACGGCGCGGTGGGCTGCGTGCCCCTCTGCAGCATGGACGTCCGCCTGCCCAGCCCCGACTGCCCCTACCCGCGCCGGGTGAAGCTCCCTGGAAAGTGCTGCGAGGAGTGGGTCTGCGATGAGGCCAAAGAGCAGACTGCCGTGGGACCTGCACTTGCCG cTTACAGACTGGAGGACACTTACGGTCCAGACCCAACAATGATGCGTGCCAACTGCCTGGTGCAGACCACAGAATGGAGTGCTTGCTCCAAGACCTGTGGAATGGGTATCTCTACCAGGGTCACCAATGATAATGCCTTCTGCAGATTGGAGAAACAGAGTAGGCTCTGCATGGTCAGACCTTGTGAAGCAGACCTGGAAGAGAACATCAAG AAAGGCAAAAAGTGCATTCGcacccccaaaatctccaagCCTGTCAAGTTTGAGCTGTCTGGCTGCACCAGCGTGAAGACCTACAGAGCTAAGTTCTGTGGTGTTTGCACTGACGGGCGCTGCTGCACACCCCACAGAACAGCCACCCTCCCCGTGGAGTTCAAGTGCCCTGATGGGGAGatcatgaaaaggaaaatgatgtTCATCAAGACCTGCGCGTGCCACTACAACTGCCCTGGAGACAATGACATCTTTGAGTCTCTGTACTACAGAAAGATGTATGGAGACATGGCATAA